The following proteins come from a genomic window of Gemmatimonadota bacterium:
- a CDS encoding FAD-binding oxidoreductase, producing MTDAIPAAVPYCILGAGVHGLSTAWHLARELKSRSRGTGADVVVLDKTAVGAGASGIACGVVRNYYVQPAMGELMAHSVDVWESDAEALHYSPVGYLAVAGDVQRKDFESIAARHEKIGYRARFIQGEQQVFDYMRGIFPDWRARGLSVCIHELQGGFALNRESMNGLAQKAQAEGVRIVTGVTVTGFEMRADGTVHTVKTDRGDIAVDHVVVGVGPWIKQIWEKLGLSHQVDVLHNGTLNPGLEMWTYWQLQEGEIQADPDIYRTADGRIPPVMHVDSTEPLLADDTGRVITNDLWGIYFKRDRHGVQGGAVPIKLGHTAQVDPYGPDSPHYTVREDFAPYWTAGLAHCLERFRGCSKLYQRAPTGGIGCFTVDNFPVFDWMRPNVYVIADSNHGYKMIGVGKEVARVLMGEQSRLLHPFRFGRFAEGALHPRSSGPFPWT from the coding sequence ATGACGGATGCCATCCCAGCCGCCGTGCCCTACTGTATCCTCGGTGCCGGGGTGCACGGATTGAGCACGGCTTGGCACCTCGCGCGGGAATTGAAGTCGCGCAGCCGAGGGACCGGTGCCGATGTGGTCGTGCTCGACAAAACCGCGGTGGGGGCCGGGGCCAGCGGGATCGCCTGTGGCGTGGTGCGCAACTACTACGTCCAGCCGGCCATGGGAGAACTCATGGCGCACAGCGTCGACGTCTGGGAATCGGACGCCGAGGCACTCCATTACAGTCCGGTCGGATACCTTGCGGTGGCCGGCGACGTTCAGCGCAAGGACTTCGAGAGCATCGCGGCTCGGCACGAGAAGATCGGGTACCGCGCCCGCTTCATCCAGGGTGAACAGCAGGTGTTCGACTACATGCGCGGGATCTTCCCCGACTGGCGGGCCCGGGGCTTGAGCGTCTGTATCCACGAGCTGCAGGGTGGCTTCGCCCTCAATCGCGAATCGATGAACGGCCTAGCCCAGAAAGCCCAGGCCGAAGGCGTCCGCATCGTGACCGGTGTCACCGTGACCGGGTTCGAGATGAGAGCCGACGGCACGGTGCACACCGTGAAAACCGACCGCGGCGATATTGCGGTCGACCACGTGGTGGTTGGCGTGGGGCCTTGGATCAAGCAGATATGGGAGAAGCTGGGGCTTTCACACCAAGTGGATGTCCTCCACAACGGCACGCTCAACCCAGGGCTCGAGATGTGGACCTACTGGCAGCTTCAGGAGGGGGAGATCCAGGCGGACCCTGACATCTACCGCACCGCCGACGGCCGGATCCCGCCTGTCATGCACGTCGACTCCACGGAGCCGCTGCTGGCCGACGACACCGGCCGAGTCATTACCAACGACCTGTGGGGCATCTACTTCAAGCGCGACCGCCACGGGGTTCAGGGAGGGGCGGTCCCGATCAAGCTGGGACACACGGCGCAAGTCGATCCGTACGGCCCGGACAGCCCACACTATACGGTTCGCGAGGATTTCGCTCCCTACTGGACGGCGGGGCTGGCGCATTGCTTGGAACGCTTCCGCGGCTGCAGCAAGCTGTACCAGCGGGCACCCACCGGCGGGATCGGCTGCTTCACGGTCGACAACTTCCCGGTCTTTGACTGGATGCGGCCCAATGTCTATGTCATCGCCGATAGCAATCATGGCTACAAGATGATCGGCGTTGGCAAGGAAGTGGCCCGGGTGCTCATGGGCGAGCAGAGCCGCCTCCTGCACCCCTTCCGATTTGGCCGTTTCGCCGAGGGCGCATTGCATCCCCGCTCGAGCGGCCCCTTCCCCTGGACCTGA
- a CDS encoding homocysteine S-methyltransferase family protein, translating into MSPEQPNAKPGLLERLNQGPVICAEGYLFELERRGYLQAGAFVPEVVLDHPQAVEQLHREFVRAGSDVVEALTYYAHREKLRLIGKEDILEELNRQALRIARQVAADSDVLVAGDICNTNVYSPEDRASHEAVAKMFDEQVAWAADAGVDYIVAETFSFLGEALLALEAIRRAGLPSVVTLAIHKEGTLRDGHSPEAACRALQDAGADVAGLNCARGPATMLPLMERIRQTCTGHLAALPVPYRTRPEEPTFQSLTDPGMSNLPGGRSFPTALDPFVCTRYEIADFAKKAWALGVRYQGVCCGAGPHHIRSMAEALGKTPAAGRFSADMSKHYALGSDGRLKAHNIEFAKQL; encoded by the coding sequence ATGAGTCCCGAACAGCCAAACGCCAAGCCCGGCCTCCTGGAGCGCCTGAACCAGGGCCCGGTGATTTGTGCCGAAGGATACCTCTTCGAACTCGAGCGCCGAGGCTACCTGCAGGCCGGGGCGTTCGTTCCGGAGGTGGTGCTGGATCATCCCCAGGCGGTCGAACAACTCCATCGCGAGTTCGTGAGAGCCGGCTCGGACGTGGTGGAAGCCCTGACCTACTACGCCCACCGCGAGAAACTGAGGCTGATCGGCAAGGAAGACATCCTCGAAGAGCTCAACCGTCAGGCCTTGCGGATCGCTCGACAGGTCGCCGCCGACTCCGACGTGCTGGTCGCTGGCGACATCTGCAACACGAACGTCTACTCCCCCGAAGATCGTGCCTCGCATGAGGCCGTCGCCAAGATGTTCGATGAGCAGGTCGCCTGGGCCGCCGACGCCGGAGTGGACTACATCGTGGCCGAGACCTTCTCTTTCTTGGGAGAGGCGCTGCTTGCGCTGGAAGCCATCCGCCGAGCGGGGCTGCCTTCCGTCGTCACCCTGGCGATTCACAAGGAAGGAACCCTCCGCGATGGCCACTCCCCGGAGGCGGCGTGCCGGGCCCTGCAGGACGCGGGCGCCGATGTCGCGGGACTGAACTGTGCCCGCGGGCCGGCCACCATGCTTCCCCTGATGGAGCGCATCCGTCAGACCTGTACCGGCCACTTGGCGGCCCTGCCGGTTCCCTATCGCACCCGGCCGGAAGAACCGACCTTTCAATCGCTGACCGACCCGGGGATGAGCAACCTGCCCGGAGGACGCTCGTTTCCAACCGCCCTCGACCCGTTCGTTTGTACCCGATACGAGATCGCGGACTTCGCCAAGAAAGCCTGGGCCCTCGGCGTGCGCTATCAGGGCGTGTGCTGCGGCGCCGGACCGCACCATATCCGCAGCATGGCCGAAGCGCTGGGA
- a CDS encoding FAD-dependent oxidoreductase has protein sequence MAILGNYLRPTRLWTPSPIKPHYQVVIIGGGIHGLATAYFLAKTHGIRDVAVLERRYVGFGGSGRNTAIVRANQRTAESVRLYDEGLKLWPVLVDELDFNLMFFNCGNLNLAHGEAAVAAFRMAIGTANFLGIRSELLDPKQCQELIPALDITDRPEHPIQAGMYHPPGGTLRHDAVVWGLAKGAAAHGVHIHQGVEVTGIDTDGGRVTGVQTNRGAIQCRQLGIMAGGYGSALCTLIGLELPVHPLTIQAMVTQPLKPFLNHVVSSGAYHVYATQTLKGEIATGAHMDPQVNYTTDPTARYFKHQAEALTDFMPVFKNVKFMRTWAGLADMTPDMAPIMDANVGFDGLYLDVGWGYFGFKAGPIAGKYLAEMIARDQIPDIIRPFGLGRFLENRYAGETAGAMKYGHWD, from the coding sequence ATGGCGATCCTCGGCAACTACCTCCGCCCGACGCGGCTGTGGACCCCGTCACCGATCAAGCCACACTACCAGGTGGTGATCATCGGCGGGGGGATCCACGGCCTGGCCACGGCGTATTTCCTGGCGAAGACGCACGGGATCCGGGACGTGGCGGTGCTGGAGCGCCGCTACGTCGGCTTCGGAGGTTCCGGGAGGAACACGGCCATCGTGCGGGCCAACCAGCGCACCGCGGAGAGCGTTCGGCTCTACGACGAGGGATTGAAGCTGTGGCCGGTCCTGGTCGACGAGCTGGACTTCAACCTGATGTTCTTCAACTGCGGCAACCTCAACCTCGCCCATGGCGAGGCGGCGGTCGCGGCGTTCCGGATGGCGATAGGCACCGCGAACTTCCTGGGTATTCGCTCGGAGCTGCTCGACCCCAAGCAGTGTCAGGAACTGATTCCCGCGCTCGACATCACCGACCGTCCGGAGCATCCGATCCAGGCCGGAATGTACCACCCACCCGGCGGGACGCTCCGGCACGACGCGGTGGTCTGGGGCCTGGCGAAGGGAGCGGCCGCGCACGGGGTTCACATCCACCAGGGCGTGGAAGTGACGGGGATCGATACCGACGGCGGTCGTGTCACCGGCGTTCAGACCAACCGGGGCGCCATTCAGTGCCGCCAGCTTGGGATCATGGCCGGCGGCTACGGGAGCGCGCTCTGCACCCTGATCGGACTGGAGCTGCCGGTCCACCCGTTGACCATCCAGGCGATGGTCACCCAGCCGCTCAAGCCGTTCCTGAACCACGTGGTCAGCTCCGGCGCCTACCACGTCTACGCCACTCAAACGCTCAAGGGCGAAATCGCCACCGGCGCCCACATGGACCCCCAGGTCAACTACACCACCGACCCCACCGCCCGCTACTTCAAGCATCAGGCGGAGGCGTTGACCGACTTCATGCCGGTTTTCAAGAATGTCAAGTTCATGCGGACCTGGGCCGGTTTGGCCGACATGACCCCCGACATGGCGCCGATCATGGACGCCAACGTGGGGTTCGACGGCCTCTACCTCGACGTGGGCTGGGGCTATTTCGGCTTCAAAGCTGGCCCGATCGCGGGGAAGTACCTGGCCGAGATGATCGCCAGGGACCAGATCCCGGACATCATCCGTCCCTTCGGTCTCGGGCGATTCCTCGAGAACCGATATGCCGGTGAAACCGCCGGCGCGATGAAGTACGGGCACTGGGACTAA
- a CDS encoding sarcosine oxidase subunit delta, producing the protein MTFTLTCPICGRRDVHEFTCGGQDRGPRPAQEGLCAEAHFRYAQFRSIPPAPQPEWWYHGQGCGVWFKTTRNPATNREESPGG; encoded by the coding sequence ATGACCTTCACGCTCACCTGTCCGATCTGCGGTCGCCGCGACGTCCACGAGTTCACGTGCGGCGGGCAGGACCGCGGACCTCGGCCGGCCCAGGAAGGGCTCTGCGCGGAAGCCCACTTCCGATACGCTCAGTTCCGCTCGATTCCACCCGCTCCGCAACCCGAGTGGTGGTACCACGGCCAGGGCTGTGGCGTGTGGTTCAAAACGACCCGCAACCCGGCCACCAATCGAGAAGAGAGCCCCGGTGGCTAG
- a CDS encoding FAD-dependent oxidoreductase, protein MARLPATPTQRIDPSRPIRFRYWGGEAEGAAGDTVASALYAAGVRVFSRSLKYHRPRGLYGLDGESASAFVAIDGVPNEAAETTLLRPGMAIGAQNVRGDPERDPFGLLDRFDRLMPAGFYYRLFHRPARLWPFFQDRIRAMAGLGVLDPAASGEPGGRFERYLNAEVAVVGGGPAGMAAALAAAESGGRVCLFERRPRLGGHLDWRTRPLNGQPLHRRAAELAARVAACSNIRVFTHAPVTGVWGENLVTGFQVCPEGGIAREYHYECRARSVVVASGCTERPLVFEHNERPGVMQASAAWRLAASYGVLPGRRAVFAVGDDTSLEAAVELAGYGVEVAAVADARPEGHDPELVAAIGGAGIRFLPGWTAAAARGTNRVTGVELRRIGREGAEELRCDLLLANAGLQSLIGPLSTLNAGLGYCTRTGMFQPTRLPERVFVAGTMLGLRDVAAIEASGRLAGLEAAAATGWEAESRIREAREVVRSSPGPAAGCFLACAPGIGRGAKSFVDFDEDGSYKNVVESVAQGFDAPELAKRFGGFGLGPGQYHVPGQNLAMIMAVLNGTPLDQLSGTTVRPPLVPPRLATLAGPGLEVHKETALHDAQAGLGAIFRAAGAWQRARYFSADLSCREEIRNVRTNVGMLDSSPLGKFRIYGPDALKALQRVHISDLSKTKPGRCKYSAMCNDTGNLMDDGVVVEIAPGDYYFTTSSARAGATVEWFRYHTRYDGWEYHLVNLTDTLGSLNIAGPNARKVLAKITDADLSPEAFPYMGYREIVVGDGVPVRCLRLGFVGELSYELHAPSSYGRYLWDLLMAAGAEFGIRPFGLEAQNCLRAEKGHVIIGIESEQRVTLTDIGMGFLWDRKDTASKKVGAPALRHAIGQAGRLKLVGLRIDEAQRRPEDGDIVIDGKEVVGYLCTTRMSETLGWQYALALITDRHAPERGTVQIYSNPGGTPSVTGGTVVAPHFYDPEGARLRA, encoded by the coding sequence GTGGCTAGGCTGCCGGCCACTCCGACCCAGCGGATCGATCCGTCCCGACCGATCCGATTCCGGTATTGGGGCGGCGAGGCGGAAGGGGCCGCCGGCGATACCGTGGCCAGCGCGCTCTATGCCGCCGGCGTCCGGGTCTTCAGCCGGAGCCTCAAGTATCATCGTCCCCGCGGGCTCTACGGCCTCGACGGCGAGAGCGCCAGCGCCTTCGTGGCGATCGATGGGGTGCCTAACGAAGCGGCGGAAACCACCCTGCTTCGGCCCGGGATGGCGATCGGAGCCCAGAACGTCCGCGGGGATCCCGAGCGCGACCCCTTCGGGTTGCTCGATCGCTTCGACCGCCTGATGCCGGCCGGATTCTACTATCGGCTCTTCCATCGACCCGCCCGACTGTGGCCGTTCTTCCAGGACCGGATCCGGGCCATGGCCGGGCTGGGCGTCCTCGATCCGGCAGCCTCGGGCGAGCCCGGTGGTCGGTTCGAGCGCTATCTCAATGCCGAGGTGGCGGTGGTGGGCGGCGGGCCGGCTGGGATGGCCGCCGCGCTCGCTGCCGCCGAGTCGGGCGGGCGAGTCTGCCTCTTCGAGCGGCGGCCCCGCCTGGGAGGGCACCTCGACTGGCGGACCCGGCCGCTGAACGGGCAGCCGCTCCATCGCCGCGCGGCCGAGCTGGCTGCTCGGGTGGCGGCATGTTCCAACATCCGGGTGTTCACCCACGCCCCGGTCACCGGAGTGTGGGGTGAGAATCTGGTGACCGGGTTCCAGGTCTGCCCTGAAGGAGGCATCGCCCGGGAGTACCACTACGAGTGCCGGGCCCGCTCGGTGGTGGTCGCATCGGGGTGCACCGAGCGCCCGCTGGTGTTCGAGCACAACGAACGCCCGGGCGTGATGCAAGCGTCGGCCGCGTGGCGCCTGGCTGCCAGCTACGGGGTGCTTCCCGGGCGCCGGGCCGTCTTCGCCGTGGGCGACGATACGAGCCTCGAGGCCGCCGTCGAGCTGGCCGGGTACGGCGTGGAGGTCGCGGCGGTCGCCGACGCACGGCCCGAGGGTCACGATCCAGAGTTGGTCGCGGCGATCGGTGGGGCTGGCATTCGGTTCTTGCCCGGCTGGACCGCGGCTGCGGCTCGGGGCACGAACCGGGTGACGGGGGTCGAGCTCCGGCGGATCGGTCGCGAAGGAGCCGAGGAGCTTCGCTGCGATCTGCTCCTGGCGAACGCCGGGCTGCAGTCACTGATCGGGCCGCTCTCGACGCTCAACGCCGGTCTCGGCTACTGCACTCGGACGGGGATGTTCCAACCGACCCGGTTACCGGAACGGGTCTTCGTCGCGGGCACCATGCTTGGCCTCCGCGACGTCGCCGCGATCGAGGCGTCGGGCCGGCTGGCCGGACTCGAGGCGGCGGCCGCCACCGGATGGGAGGCAGAATCGCGGATCCGCGAGGCACGAGAAGTCGTGCGGAGCTCGCCTGGCCCGGCGGCCGGCTGCTTCCTGGCGTGCGCTCCCGGGATTGGGCGCGGAGCCAAGTCCTTCGTGGATTTCGACGAGGATGGCAGCTACAAGAACGTGGTTGAGTCGGTGGCTCAGGGATTCGACGCCCCCGAGTTGGCCAAGCGGTTCGGCGGATTCGGCCTGGGGCCGGGTCAGTACCACGTCCCGGGCCAGAACCTGGCGATGATCATGGCGGTCCTCAACGGTACGCCGCTCGATCAGCTGTCGGGCACCACGGTTCGTCCGCCGTTGGTTCCGCCTCGTCTGGCCACGCTGGCCGGGCCCGGGCTCGAGGTGCACAAGGAGACCGCGTTGCACGACGCGCAGGCAGGGCTCGGCGCCATCTTCCGGGCCGCGGGCGCGTGGCAGCGGGCCCGGTACTTCAGCGCCGATCTCAGCTGCCGCGAGGAGATTCGGAACGTCCGCACCAACGTCGGGATGCTCGACAGCTCGCCCCTCGGCAAGTTCAGGATCTACGGACCCGACGCGCTCAAGGCGCTGCAGCGGGTTCACATCTCCGACCTGTCGAAGACCAAGCCTGGCCGCTGCAAGTACTCGGCGATGTGCAACGACACCGGCAACCTGATGGACGACGGAGTCGTGGTCGAAATCGCCCCCGGTGACTACTACTTCACCACCAGCTCGGCCCGGGCCGGAGCCACCGTCGAGTGGTTCCGTTATCACACTCGTTACGATGGCTGGGAGTATCACCTCGTCAACCTCACCGACACGCTAGGATCGCTCAACATCGCCGGGCCCAACGCTCGCAAGGTCTTGGCCAAGATCACCGACGCCGACCTCTCCCCCGAGGCCTTTCCCTACATGGGGTATCGCGAGATCGTGGTTGGTGACGGCGTCCCGGTCCGCTGCCTCCGGTTGGGATTCGTCGGCGAGCTCTCCTACGAGCTGCATGCGCCGTCGAGCTATGGCAGGTACCTCTGGGATCTGCTGATGGCGGCCGGGGCGGAGTTCGGGATTCGTCCGTTCGGACTCGAGGCGCAGAACTGCCTTCGGGCGGAAAAGGGCCATGTCATCATCGGGATCGAATCGGAGCAGCGAGTGACCCTCACCGACATCGGGATGGGTTTTCTCTGGGACCGCAAAGACACCGCCTCGAAGAAGGTCGGGGCGCCGGCGCTCCGCCACGCCATCGGACAGGCCGGCCGATTGAAGCTGGTGGGCCTCCGGATCGACGAGGCCCAGCGCCGCCCGGAGGACGGTGACATCGTGATCGACGGCAAGGAAGTGGTCGGCTACCTCTGCACTACCCGGATGAGCGAGACGTTGGGCTGGCAGTATGCCCTCGCGCTGATCACCGACCGCCACGCACCGGAGCGAGGAACGGTCCAGATCTACTCCAATCCGGGCGGCACGCCATCGGTGACGGGGGGGACGGTCGTCGCGCCACACTTCTACGACCCCGAGGGGGCGAGGTTACGGGCGTGA